Within the Mucilaginibacter sp. CSA2-8R genome, the region ATCATCGTATTTAATAGGTTCTTTATTGTAACCAATATAATTGGGGTCTACTTGTGAAGGCGCCTTGGCTTTAAGCAACAACCCATCGCTACCGTTGGCGGCCACGGTATACCTTACCTGGCTGCTTAGAGCGGCTTTGAAGCTAATTTTACCTGCTTTGCTTGCCGTTAAATGTACCACGATGGCTTTCGCCGGAAAAGAGGCAATCATCTCGCGCTTATAGGTTACACCGTCAACAGTAAAACTAACAGTTGCTATACTTCTATCAATAGATAGGTCGCGGGTATAGTTTTCATAACTGGTGTTACCAAGTTCTTGCTTCAGGCGAAGATCGGCCAGTGGCATGTATGACTGTGTGTACAACCCCTGCAAGCCTTTAACCTGTTTGTTCGCTTCGGCATAATCTTCGTTAGGCAACAGTGCCCTACGGGTAGCTGCCAATGCTGCGGGTCCGTTAAGGTTGACGTTTGTTCGGGCAGGTCCGCCACTCCAAAAAGATGATTCGTTTAACTGTAATAGTTCGTCGGCCGGGTTACCGAATATCATAGATCCAATACGGCCGTTGCCAATAGGTAAGGCCTCCGTCCATTTGGCTGCCGGTTGCTTGTACCACAGCCTCATGTTATTGTTTGTTTGCGCCAACAATGGGTTACTTACCACAGTTAACACAAAACAAAGCGTCAGCAATGATTTTAATCTGTCCCTGTAACTGATAAAAAATTTGTTATACATATAGCGGTTTTGGTAAATGCTGCCTTTTATCCGTTAGTGCATAACTCTATCAACCTGTTAACAAGCCAGGGAAATAATTAACATAAAGATAAAAGGCTGAACATTTGGTTGTGGTAAAAATAAAGCTTTCGTTCAAAAAATGAAGCACCTATTCACTTTTCTTTGTAGAGGTATTTTGCAGGATGCGTTGAGTAGTAGCATTTATCAATCATGATATCAAGTAAAAGTAAAAAGCCCGGCATTGCGCCAGGCTTTAAAAATCAAAAAAAATGTATCGGCATGTACTTTAATATGACTATAAAAACAGTCCAAAGTTTAAATCCTGAATTAAACGGAACATTGATAGCTAAAATCAACGTAAAAAACTCAAAGGCTTTAACAATTATTTATCAATCCTAATTAATTGAAATCGACGCCGAAACGATTATGCGCAACAACATCAAGTTGTTAATGCAGTCTATCTACTATGCTGTATCAAAAAATTGTTTTGGACTTTAATCAATAGTTTAACGTCATCAGGGACCCAAATATAATGGCTTCATTTTATTATAACAAGTTTGTTACAAAAAAAAGTTTCCTGGCTGGTAAACGGCGTTTTGTTGGATTATGACGTAATCTATATTTACAACATTATATAAATTTAAGCCTACTTGATATGATACTTACTGAATTGCAACGGCAAGAGATTATTGGTACTATAAAATTGCGCTTTGAAAAGTATCCTTAACGACACAAAGGTTTAGCATGGGCTACTGTACTAGCACGACTAGATGCTGCACCTGAAAATACTTTGTGGTCGCTTGTTGAGATGGAGCGCACGGGAGGAGAGCCGGACGTAATAGGCATTGATGAACACAACAATGAAGTCGTGTTTTTTGATTGTTCTGCAGAAAGCCCTGCTGGCAGGAGGAGCTTATGTTATGATCAGGCGGCTTGGGAGTCGCGTAAAGAAAACCGACCTCAAGGCAGCGCGGAGCAAATGGCTGTCGAAATGGGTATTAAAATGCTGACCGAAGCGCAATACCGCCATTTACAGGTGTTGGGTTGTTTTGATACTAAAACATCAAGTTGGATACAAACGCCGGATGTTGTACGCAAATTGGGCGGATCTATATTCGGCGATCGGCGTTACAACCAAGTATTCGTTTACCACAATGGGGCAGCGTCTTATTATGCAGCCCGTGGCTTTCGTGGCTGCTTATCTGTATAAATTTGCATTCGGTTGTGGTGTTTAGTTTAATATTAAAGCCACTGATGGATAAATAGGGCGCATTTAAATTACTGCAATACTCTACTTATACGCTTAAACGGATATATGTAATGATTATTTAAAATTTAAAGCATTGAATATCATTATCTTAAAAAGTAGATTTAATAAAGTTAAACTTTCGACGCTTTTTCGGCATGACCTTGGCTACAAGTATGATATCCAAACGAAAAACATTATGAAAGCATCAACCAACACCACCGTTATTTTAAAAGCTCTGGACCTTGAATTGAAATCGCTTTTGCAAAAAGACTTGGCTCAATTTAAAGCCGAGCGCAATCAAGCAACAACACAGGCGGTTGCAACCAAACGCGCTGCCTAATCTACATATATTTTCTATCTACCCTATGAAACAGAAAGAGCTCCTGCAAACGGAGCTCTTTTTTTTGCATGCAAATATTGCTTTACTTAGTAATCTTTTAATGTAAGTATCGACATATAAAATTCTGTCGTTAACTTTATCCGCATACTATCTATTAATAATATTATATGATACCTATAAATGATCTGGTGATACCTGCTGCACGTAAAGGCGAGGTAGCCGTGTTGCAAGAATTGATCAGGCAGCAAGCCGACCTTAATATACAGGATGAAAAGGGATTTACCCCGCTTATCATAGCGTGCTATAACAACCAACCAGAAGCTGCAAAGGTACTGTTAGAAGCTGGTGCAGATGTAAACAAGGCCGACATGGGTGGCAACACTGCGCTAATGGGCGCGGCCTTTAAAGGTTACCCGGAAGTTGCCGAACTGCTTATAAGCCACGGTGCAGATTTAAACCGCCAGCATGGTAACGGCGGTACAGCTTTGATGTTTGCTGCTATGTTTGGCCGCAACAACATGGTTAAGCTGTTGCTCGATGCCGGCGCAAACAAGACAATACCCGACGCGCGTGGGTTAACAGCCTATGATTTGGCAATACAACAAAACAACCAGGAGGCTATCCAGCTTCTGCAATAGCAAACAAATTATAAAATTAAACGGCCCTGCGGTTTTGCAGGGCCGTTTAATTTTATTACCTATATTTCGAGCTTATGCCGGAATTTTTCGTGATTTTTCGCGCTGCCAGAAACGGTGTTGTTTGATGGCTTCAACAAATTGTGTGGCCAACTGCTGGGCATCACTACCTGTAATTACACCTTCATCGTTTTCTACCTTTTTACTAAAGTAAGTAGCCTCTAAAACCTGCTGCGCCTGTTCATCAGCGGCAATAGGCTTGCAATGTTTAAATGCCTCGTTTAAAAAGTGCACGGCATCGCCCTCTGCTTCTAAGGTAGCCACGCTGTTGGTACCTCCTGGTACATATACAGCATCAAACAAAACTGACGCTGCAGTTAGCAGACTTTCATCTACATGAATTTTTTCGTCATTGGCTGATGTGATATAGCCCAGTCTTGGTGCAATCACTTCGGTTACTCCGCCTGCATCTTCAATAGCTTTTTTAATAACACTCAGCGATTTTTCGTCTACACCGTCAGCAGCTATAATCGCTACTTTACGGGTTTTAATGCTGTCTTTAATTGTGTTAGCCATACTCAATGCGTCCGATTTATCAACAGAGCTTTCGCCTTTGGTTGAGGCATAGTCAGCAGGGTTTGCATCGGCAGGTATGTTTTGATTAAGCTGGTTTTCAAGTTTCTTTGGAATGTGTAGCCCCAGTGCATAAGCTACCTGGGTGGCCAGGCTTTTATCAATCTCTGATAAAAATACCAGCATACGCTCACGGATAGCAACTGTTTTAACCTTGCCTAACTCAAAACTCAATGCATCTACAATGTGATTCTTTT harbors:
- a CDS encoding ankyrin repeat domain-containing protein, which encodes MIPINDLVIPAARKGEVAVLQELIRQQADLNIQDEKGFTPLIIACYNNQPEAAKVLLEAGADVNKADMGGNTALMGAAFKGYPEVAELLISHGADLNRQHGNGGTALMFAAMFGRNNMVKLLLDAGANKTIPDARGLTAYDLAIQQNNQEAIQLLQ